In Desulfobacterales bacterium, one DNA window encodes the following:
- a CDS encoding 4Fe-4S binding protein has product MLKALKTRIQQGYHTMAYPDGPAPELPERFAGMPTVDSSKCPEDCTSCMSDCPCGAVFRDTVSGQIRIDTGRCIFCGICETACPNSAIRFTRGFQLAACRREDLIVGHEARVAKAFHELSHKIFGRSLKLRQVSAGGCNACEADTNVLNTLVWDIARFGIQFVASPRHADGLLVTGPVSGHMKAALEKTYHAVPEPKIVIAVGACAISGGLYRGMPEVNNGVSGVIPVDLFVPGCPPHPLTILDGLLRFLGKGAAKNSHES; this is encoded by the coding sequence ATGTTAAAGGCATTAAAAACGCGGATTCAGCAGGGGTATCATACCATGGCCTATCCGGACGGTCCGGCGCCGGAACTGCCGGAACGATTTGCCGGTATGCCGACTGTCGATTCATCGAAGTGTCCGGAAGACTGTACCTCCTGCATGAGTGACTGCCCCTGCGGGGCGGTTTTCCGGGATACCGTATCCGGGCAAATCCGGATCGATACGGGGCGGTGTATATTCTGCGGGATTTGTGAGACGGCATGCCCGAACAGTGCCATTCGCTTCACCCGGGGATTTCAGCTTGCCGCCTGTCGCAGGGAAGACCTGATCGTCGGGCATGAAGCACGGGTTGCAAAGGCATTCCATGAGCTGTCGCACAAAATTTTCGGCAGATCCCTGAAACTCAGGCAGGTCAGTGCCGGAGGCTGCAATGCCTGTGAGGCCGACACCAATGTGCTCAATACCCTGGTGTGGGACATCGCCCGCTTCGGCATACAGTTTGTGGCATCCCCCCGTCATGCCGATGGCCTGCTGGTTACCGGTCCGGTTTCGGGACATATGAAGGCCGCTCTGGAAAAAACGTATCATGCCGTACCGGAGCCGAAGATTGTGATCGCCGTTGGCGCCTGTGCGATTTCCGGTGGGTTATACCGCGGTATGCCAGAGGTGAACAACGGCGTATCCGGTGTAATTCCGGTGGATCTCTTCGTGCCGGGATGTCCCCCCCATCCATTGACCATCCTGGACGGACTTTTACGGTTTCTGGGGAAGGGTGCGGCCAAAAACAGTCATGAGTCGTGA
- a CDS encoding hydrogenase: protein FLNLTAVICGNRFGRRLVRPGGVVFDISRDTAMQLVERLEKIFRQVKSAVGLLWETPSVLARFEETGKITRNLCLDLGLVGPVARACGVDRDARFEFPSGVYRMSHIPVATCYTGDVFARAYVRWLEIQRSVVFIKEQLRTLPTGPIMIETGQLAPDSIAVSVVEGWRGEICHVALTDRQGRFLRYKVVDPSFHNWMGLQMAMRNQQISDFPICNKSFNLSYCGHDL, encoded by the coding sequence TTTTCTCAATTTGACCGCTGTCATATGCGGTAACCGATTCGGGCGGAGACTGGTCAGACCGGGCGGAGTGGTCTTTGATATTTCCCGTGACACCGCTATGCAGCTGGTTGAACGTCTTGAAAAAATATTTAGGCAGGTTAAGTCTGCCGTTGGCCTGCTCTGGGAAACACCCTCGGTGCTGGCCCGTTTTGAAGAAACCGGCAAGATTACCAGAAACCTGTGCCTGGATCTGGGCCTTGTGGGGCCGGTGGCCCGAGCCTGCGGGGTTGACCGGGATGCCCGGTTTGAATTTCCATCCGGGGTTTACCGGATGTCCCATATTCCGGTGGCGACCTGCTATACAGGAGATGTGTTTGCCCGTGCCTATGTCCGCTGGCTTGAAATTCAGCGGTCCGTGGTGTTTATCAAAGAGCAGCTGCGAACCCTGCCGACAGGTCCGATCATGATTGAAACCGGGCAGCTTGCTCCGGACAGCATTGCCGTATCGGTGGTGGAAGGATGGCGGGGTGAAATCTGTCATGTGGCACTGACGGATCGGCAGGGGCGATTTTTGCGTTACAAGGTGGTGGATCCCTCCTTTCATAACTGGATGGGACTCCAGATGGCCATGCGAAATCAGCAGATATCCGACTTTCCCATCTGTAACAAAAGTTTCAACCTGTCCTATTGCGGGCATGATCTATAG
- the serB gene encoding phosphoserine phosphatase SerB encodes MKEIILINISGSDKPGLTSAITGILARHSVNILDIGQAVIHDTLSLGILVEIPKTGEPSPVLKDVLFCAHELGVHTDFTPVGEQSYNQWVGAQGKPRYIITLLARKITPDQISRVTAILARHKLNIHQINRLSGRIPLGSQHSSQKACVEFSLRGEPRDSDLLRRDLFQLTETLEVDFAFQKDSVFRRNCRLVAFDMDSTLIESEVIDELAKAAGVGEQVATVTEQAMRGEIDFKMSLRRRVALLNGLDESVLQAIAMGLKLTEGAEKLISTLTAIGYKTAILSGGFTYFGRFLQKRLDIDYLFANELDIVDGKLTGNLRGQIVDGQRKADLLKEIAKKEHIRLEQVIAVGDGANDLPMLSAAGLGIAFRAKPIVKESAKQSISTLGLDGILYLLGFSDRETFLTQPPSLHK; translated from the coding sequence ATGAAAGAAATTATTCTTATCAATATATCCGGATCAGATAAACCGGGGTTGACATCAGCTATAACCGGAATTCTTGCCCGGCACAGTGTAAATATTCTGGATATTGGCCAGGCGGTTATTCATGACACCCTTTCGCTGGGAATTCTGGTCGAGATTCCCAAAACCGGTGAACCCTCTCCGGTGTTGAAGGACGTTCTCTTCTGCGCCCACGAACTCGGGGTTCATACCGATTTTACGCCTGTTGGCGAGCAGTCTTACAACCAATGGGTCGGCGCTCAGGGAAAACCGCGGTATATCATCACGCTGCTGGCCCGGAAGATCACCCCGGATCAGATTTCCAGGGTCACCGCCATCCTGGCCCGTCACAAACTCAATATTCATCAGATCAACAGACTGTCCGGCCGGATTCCGCTGGGCAGTCAACATTCAAGCCAGAAAGCCTGCGTCGAGTTTTCACTTCGGGGCGAGCCCCGCGATTCAGATCTTTTGCGCAGAGACCTGTTTCAGCTTACGGAAACATTGGAGGTTGATTTCGCTTTCCAGAAAGATAGTGTGTTCCGTCGAAACTGCCGCCTGGTTGCCTTTGATATGGATTCGACTCTCATTGAGTCTGAAGTGATCGATGAACTTGCCAAAGCGGCCGGCGTCGGGGAACAGGTGGCAACCGTTACCGAACAGGCCATGAGGGGGGAAATCGATTTTAAAATGAGTCTCAGGCGGCGTGTTGCATTGCTCAACGGACTGGATGAGTCCGTACTTCAGGCGATTGCAATGGGGCTGAAACTGACCGAAGGGGCTGAAAAGCTCATATCGACGCTTACGGCCATCGGCTATAAAACGGCTATCCTGTCAGGTGGTTTTACCTATTTTGGCCGCTTCCTCCAGAAAAGACTCGATATCGACTACCTGTTTGCCAATGAACTGGATATTGTCGATGGCAAACTGACCGGAAACCTGAGAGGGCAGATTGTTGACGGGCAGAGAAAGGCCGATCTGCTTAAAGAAATCGCGAAAAAGGAACATATCCGTCTGGAGCAGGTCATCGCCGTGGGTGACGGAGCAAATGATCTTCCCATGTTAAGCGCTGCCGGGCTTGGAATCGCGTTCAGGGCAAAACCGATTGTGAAAGAATCCGCAAAACAGTCCATTTCCACGCTGGGTCTCGACGGAATTCTGTATCTGCTCGGGTTCAGCGACAGGGAGACGTTTTTAACGCAACCCCCTTCGTTGCATAAATAA